A section of the Arcobacter roscoffensis genome encodes:
- the lon gene encoding endopeptidase La, with protein sequence MELENYDEFPQRLPLIIEDEIFLYPFMIAPLFLDSDENISAVEQAIEENKLVIVAVSKHGKEGKRDSDSFYDVGVIGNIMRKVALPDGKIKVLFQGLAKGKITDFDDQNPIRCEVNILENQEFNEESVNSEISVLIEHVKKLSRLNSKFPADLIKTIEENDDATRIADLISSVLKVKKDDAYKLFSQTDVEQRLLDIIEVIKKEIESFKIQKEITQKVNSKIEKTHKDYFLKEQIKAINKELGTDNKKDEEIKAYKKRLKKLKTSMPKDGYKETKKQIEKLSRMHQDSPDASLLQTYIEQVLDIPFGEYSDEKISVDNVEKQLNKDHYSLEKAKERILEYFAVKQLLEQRNVEDLKSKGTVLCFVGPPGVGKTSLANSISKALQRPLVRVALGGMEDVNELRGHRRTYVGAMPGRLVKGLIDAKKMNPVMVLDEIDKLGANHRGDPTAVMLEVLDPEQNHEFRDLYLNFAIDLSQVIFVSTANDARRIPAALRDRMEFIHISSYTPNEKYHIAKDYLIPQELGKHGLNKSEISLSKPTIEAIISKYTREAGVRNLRRVFSKLFRKAAKKILSDNGASKVSISTKNLKSYLDNPIFEIDPADKKNAVGIANGLAWTAVGGDVLKTEAIKLKGKGILSVTGNLGEVMKESSRISYSVVKVLIDSGILKIDDEIIPKTFKEKEENLKVDASEVYKRYDIHLHIPEGATPKDGPSAGITMALTIASILSNREIQSDVAMTGELTLSGKVLPIGGLKEKLIAAHKAKMTKALIPKKNYERDLEDIPDEVKKSMEIKAVNTIEDVLKEALL encoded by the coding sequence ATGGAATTAGAAAACTACGATGAATTTCCACAAAGACTACCACTGATAATTGAAGATGAGATATTTTTATACCCTTTTATGATTGCTCCACTTTTTTTAGATAGTGATGAGAATATAAGTGCAGTAGAACAAGCAATTGAAGAGAATAAATTAGTTATTGTTGCTGTTTCAAAGCATGGAAAAGAGGGTAAAAGAGATAGTGACTCTTTTTACGATGTAGGTGTTATTGGAAATATTATGAGAAAAGTAGCTTTACCAGATGGTAAAATAAAAGTACTTTTCCAAGGTCTAGCAAAGGGTAAAATCACTGATTTTGATGATCAAAACCCTATTAGATGTGAAGTTAATATTTTAGAAAACCAAGAGTTCAATGAAGAGAGTGTTAACTCTGAAATATCTGTTTTAATTGAGCATGTAAAAAAACTTTCAAGATTAAACTCTAAGTTCCCTGCTGATTTAATCAAAACAATTGAAGAAAATGATGATGCAACTAGAATTGCAGATTTAATTTCATCAGTTTTAAAAGTTAAAAAAGATGATGCTTATAAACTTTTCTCTCAAACTGATGTAGAGCAAAGACTACTTGATATTATTGAAGTTATCAAAAAAGAGATTGAGTCATTTAAAATTCAAAAAGAGATTACTCAAAAAGTAAACTCAAAAATTGAAAAAACTCATAAAGACTACTTTTTAAAAGAGCAAATTAAAGCTATCAACAAAGAGTTAGGAACTGACAACAAAAAAGATGAAGAGATTAAAGCTTATAAAAAAAGACTTAAAAAGCTTAAAACTTCAATGCCAAAAGATGGATACAAAGAGACTAAAAAGCAAATAGAAAAACTTTCTAGAATGCACCAAGACTCTCCTGATGCTTCACTTTTACAAACATATATTGAACAAGTACTTGATATTCCATTTGGAGAGTACTCAGATGAAAAAATCTCTGTTGATAATGTAGAAAAACAACTAAATAAAGATCATTACTCTTTAGAAAAAGCAAAAGAGAGAATCTTAGAATACTTTGCAGTAAAGCAACTTTTAGAGCAAAGAAATGTAGAAGATTTAAAATCTAAAGGTACTGTTTTATGTTTTGTAGGACCTCCAGGTGTTGGTAAAACATCTTTAGCAAACTCAATTTCAAAAGCACTTCAAAGACCACTTGTAAGAGTAGCGTTAGGTGGAATGGAAGATGTAAATGAACTAAGAGGACATAGAAGAACTTACGTTGGAGCAATGCCAGGTAGACTTGTAAAAGGTTTAATCGATGCTAAAAAAATGAACCCTGTAATGGTTCTTGATGAGATTGATAAACTTGGAGCAAATCATAGAGGTGATCCAACTGCTGTAATGTTAGAGGTTTTAGACCCTGAGCAAAATCATGAGTTTAGAGATTTATACTTAAACTTTGCTATTGATTTATCGCAAGTGATTTTTGTATCAACTGCAAATGATGCTAGAAGAATTCCTGCTGCTCTTAGAGATAGAATGGAATTTATTCATATTTCTTCATATACACCAAATGAAAAATATCATATTGCAAAAGACTATTTAATTCCACAAGAGTTAGGGAAACACGGTTTAAATAAAAGTGAGATTAGTCTATCTAAACCAACAATTGAAGCAATTATTTCTAAGTATACAAGAGAAGCTGGAGTTAGAAATTTAAGAAGAGTATTCTCTAAACTATTTAGAAAAGCTGCTAAAAAGATTTTAAGTGATAATGGTGCTTCAAAAGTATCTATTTCAACTAAGAATTTAAAATCATATTTAGATAATCCTATTTTTGAAATAGACCCAGCTGATAAGAAAAATGCTGTTGGTATTGCAAATGGACTTGCATGGACAGCAGTAGGTGGAGATGTTTTAAAAACAGAAGCTATTAAGTTAAAAGGTAAGGGTATTTTATCTGTTACTGGTAACTTAGGTGAGGTTATGAAAGAATCATCTAGAATCTCTTATTCTGTAGTAAAAGTTCTTATTGATAGTGGAATATTAAAAATTGATGATGAAATTATCCCTAAAACTTTCAAAGAAAAAGAAGAAAACTTAAAAGTTGATGCTAGTGAAGTTTATAAAAGATATGATATTCACTTACATATTCCAGAAGGAGCAACACCAAAAGATGGTCCTAGTGCTGGTATAACAATGGCATTAACAATTGCTTCAATTTTAAGTAATAGAGAGATTCAATCAGATGTGGCAATGACAGGTGAGCTTACACTTTCAGGAAAAGTTTTACCAATTGGTGGATTAAAGGAGAAGTTAATTGCAGCTCATAAAGCTAAAATGACTAAAGCTTTAATTCCTAAAAAGAACTATGAAAGAGATTTAGAAGATATTCCTGATGAGGTTAAAAAATCTATGGAAATTAAAGCTGTTAATACAATCGAAGATGTATTAAAAGAGGCTTTACTATAA
- a CDS encoding rhomboid family intramembrane serine protease has protein sequence MLRSYNQSKFTATNIIIVITIIMYIIQESINQGGLLFGLNMYFILYDFWWQPLSTMFAHGGIFHLAMNMFVLYQFGGLIERSRGSKELVLLYFICGIATSLISFAYIYYLDNYVNLVGASGAICAILGYVAFWDKAQRGGIITWVLLISVAPLLIGLPIAWYAHFIGLAVGFLYAIIRK, from the coding sequence ATGCTAAGAAGTTATAATCAATCAAAGTTTACAGCAACAAATATAATAATAGTCATAACTATTATAATGTATATTATTCAAGAAAGTATAAACCAAGGAGGTTTGCTTTTTGGTTTAAATATGTATTTTATTTTATATGATTTTTGGTGGCAACCACTATCTACTATGTTTGCTCATGGAGGTATCTTCCATCTTGCTATGAATATGTTCGTACTTTATCAATTTGGTGGCTTAATAGAGAGATCTAGAGGTTCTAAAGAATTAGTCCTTTTATATTTTATCTGTGGTATAGCTACATCTTTAATCTCTTTTGCTTATATATATTACTTAGATAACTATGTGAATTTAGTAGGTGCATCAGGTGCTATTTGTGCTATTTTAGGATATGTAGCTTTTTGGGATAAGGCTCAAAGAGGTGGGATTATAACATGGGTTTTACTAATCTCTGTAGCACCACTACTTATTGGACTTCCAATAGCTTGGTATGCTCACTTTATTGGACTTGCTGTTGGATTTTTATATGCGATAATTAGAAAATGA
- a CDS encoding methyl-accepting chemotaxis protein: protein MKKASISFKLMSLIVGSLLILSIIMLSISITESIRHSEEEKLAQLKSITEAKKQHVSSYFKNIAGLITSTANSASTQDAMKEFIKGFYTMNAQSGGEINMADVKKEISSHYDNLYIKDINFNLPNIQSKRSTSEYLPKNANGILAQYMFIVKNEEKIGEKNKLTQSNLFFNNYAFAHIRYHETFNEILKKFSLADIFLVDVQGNIVYSTFKEKDFGTNLKNGPYSNSSIAKINEKAYSLKKGETAFSDFKPYEPSYNSPASFIAAPIFNNQNTRVGNLIIQIPTKVIDGIMNFDGKYKEAGLGESGNSFLIASDYKMRNNHRHLKTFDAEYVKKSGTTIGLYEIKNEAISKALKNESGGILLENNEGKKILSAYSGLKVFGQQWGVISQIDEEEALQDIVKINIILASISFVVLLVIIFISVLLLRNSIIKPLKNFEEGLMSFFKYLNNEINEVKHLDDSKEDEIGQMSKVVNKNINKTKDIIEKDRELINETVSILSEFEKGDLSKRINTVSLNPSLNELKNVLNKMGENLEANIQNILAVLEEYTNYNYLNRVDNSALKEQLLQLAQGVNSLGDATTQMLLENKTNGMKLDSSSDILLTSVEILSNNTNDAAASIEQTSAALEEINSNLISNSQNVQKMSTNAQELTQSVKQGEELAQKTTVAMDEINEQVSSINDAITVIDQIAFQTNILSLNAAVEAATAGEAGKGFAVVAQEVRNLASRSAEAAKEIKELVENANIKANEGKAIADSMIGGYTGLSTNINSTIELIESVSISSSEQQQGISQITETVARLDKQTQENASIAQNTNDIAQETDVISKAIVSDTNNKEFKGKDSIKIEAKDRNTVTLENRSISTKIEQNINEENKWESF from the coding sequence ATGAAAAAAGCATCAATCAGTTTTAAATTAATGTCTTTAATTGTTGGAAGTCTACTAATTCTTTCTATAATTATGTTATCAATTAGTATAACTGAAAGTATTAGGCACTCAGAAGAGGAAAAATTAGCACAATTAAAATCAATAACAGAAGCTAAGAAACAACATGTTTCCTCTTATTTTAAAAATATTGCAGGATTGATTACTTCTACGGCAAATTCAGCATCTACACAAGATGCTATGAAAGAATTTATTAAAGGCTTCTACACTATGAATGCTCAATCTGGTGGTGAAATTAATATGGCTGATGTGAAAAAAGAGATTTCATCTCATTATGATAATTTATATATAAAAGATATAAATTTCAATTTGCCAAATATTCAATCAAAAAGAAGTACTAGTGAGTATCTTCCCAAAAATGCAAATGGTATTCTTGCACAATATATGTTTATTGTAAAAAATGAAGAAAAAATTGGAGAAAAAAATAAATTAACACAGTCTAATTTATTCTTTAATAACTATGCTTTTGCTCATATTAGATACCATGAGACATTTAATGAAATTCTAAAAAAGTTTTCATTAGCGGATATTTTTCTAGTTGATGTACAAGGAAATATTGTTTATAGTACTTTTAAAGAAAAGGATTTTGGAACTAACTTAAAAAATGGTCCTTATTCAAATAGTTCTATTGCAAAGATTAATGAAAAAGCTTATAGTTTAAAAAAGGGAGAAACAGCTTTTTCTGATTTTAAACCATATGAACCAAGCTATAACTCTCCTGCATCATTTATCGCAGCACCTATTTTTAATAATCAAAATACAAGAGTTGGAAACCTTATTATTCAAATTCCAACAAAGGTAATTGATGGAATTATGAATTTTGATGGAAAGTATAAAGAGGCTGGATTAGGAGAAAGTGGTAATTCATTTTTAATTGCAAGTGATTATAAAATGAGAAATAATCACAGACATTTAAAAACATTTGATGCTGAATATGTTAAAAAATCAGGTACAACAATAGGACTTTATGAAATCAAAAATGAAGCAATTTCAAAGGCTTTAAAAAATGAATCAGGTGGAATTCTTCTTGAAAATAATGAAGGTAAAAAAATCTTAAGTGCTTATTCTGGATTAAAAGTATTTGGACAACAATGGGGTGTGATTTCTCAAATTGATGAAGAAGAAGCACTTCAAGATATAGTAAAAATAAATATTATTTTAGCTTCAATATCTTTTGTTGTTTTACTTGTGATTATATTTATTTCAGTATTACTATTAAGAAACTCTATTATTAAACCTTTGAAAAATTTTGAAGAAGGTTTAATGTCATTCTTTAAATATTTAAACAATGAAATAAATGAAGTGAAACATTTAGATGATTCAAAAGAGGATGAAATTGGACAAATGTCTAAAGTTGTAAACAAAAATATTAACAAAACAAAAGATATTATTGAAAAGGATAGGGAGCTTATCAATGAAACTGTTTCAATTCTTTCTGAGTTTGAAAAGGGTGATTTATCTAAAAGAATAAATACAGTTTCATTAAATCCTTCATTAAATGAATTAAAAAATGTTCTTAATAAGATGGGTGAAAATTTAGAAGCAAATATTCAAAATATTTTAGCTGTACTGGAAGAGTATACGAACTATAACTATTTAAATAGAGTTGATAATAGTGCTCTAAAAGAACAACTTTTACAGTTAGCACAGGGTGTTAACTCTTTAGGTGATGCTACAACTCAAATGCTCCTTGAAAATAAAACAAATGGTATGAAACTTGATAGTAGTTCTGATATTTTATTAACAAGTGTAGAAATATTGTCAAATAACACAAATGATGCAGCAGCATCTATTGAGCAAACATCTGCTGCACTTGAAGAGATAAATTCAAACCTTATTTCTAATAGTCAAAATGTTCAGAAAATGTCTACAAATGCGCAAGAATTAACTCAATCAGTAAAACAAGGTGAAGAGCTTGCACAAAAAACTACTGTAGCAATGGATGAGATAAATGAGCAAGTAAGTTCTATTAATGATGCTATTACTGTAATTGATCAAATTGCATTCCAAACAAATATTTTATCATTAAATGCAGCTGTAGAAGCAGCAACAGCAGGTGAAGCAGGAAAAGGTTTTGCAGTAGTTGCACAAGAAGTTAGAAATCTAGCTTCACGATCAGCAGAAGCTGCAAAAGAGATAAAAGAGCTTGTTGAAAATGCAAATATCAAAGCAAATGAAGGTAAAGCGATTGCAGATTCTATGATTGGTGGATATACTGGTTTAAGTACAAATATTAATAGTACTATTGAGTTAATTGAGTCTGTTTCTATTTCTTCAAGTGAACAACAACAAGGTATCTCTCAAATTACTGAAACAGTAGCAAGATTAGATAAACAAACACAAGAAAATGCCTCAATTGCTCAAAATACAAATGATATAGCTCAAGAAACTGATGTTATATCAAAAGCAATTGTTTCTGATACAAATAATAAAGAGTTTAAAGGTAAAGATAGTATAAAAATTGAAGCTAAAGATAGAAATACTGTAACCTTAGAAAATAGAAGTATAAGTACAAAAATAGAGCAAAATATTAATGAAGAAAATAAATGGGAAAGCTTTTAA
- a CDS encoding substrate-binding periplasmic protein, which produces MLNKPIQIIILCFITLLPISAKEQIIIPTDDWPPFRITQNNTYSGIDFDLWKELAKRLNTQTEFKYYPWARSLANMKNGTVDMMSGIAIKKERQKYIKYSSVPYYSCSPVFYTQKGLGKTIKNYKDLKPHLIGYVNNSIYFKKFDNDKTLKKRAVTNEKQLLKMLALKRIKVIIGTDCQADYEIKKSGFQNMVEKTDYRPAKKLDLYIAISKKSAFINRMDEINQALKDIIHEGKIKEFASKYYK; this is translated from the coding sequence ATGTTAAATAAACCTATACAAATAATTATATTATGTTTTATAACTCTTTTACCAATATCTGCTAAAGAACAAATCATAATCCCAACAGATGATTGGCCTCCCTTTCGTATAACACAAAACAACACCTATTCTGGAATTGATTTTGATTTATGGAAAGAATTAGCAAAAAGACTAAATACTCAAACAGAATTTAAATACTACCCATGGGCTAGAAGTTTAGCAAATATGAAAAATGGTACAGTTGATATGATGAGTGGTATAGCTATAAAAAAAGAAAGACAAAAATATATAAAATATAGCTCAGTACCTTACTACTCATGTTCTCCTGTATTTTATACTCAAAAAGGTTTAGGTAAGACTATCAAAAATTATAAAGACTTAAAACCTCATTTAATAGGTTATGTAAATAATTCTATATATTTCAAAAAATTTGACAATGACAAAACACTAAAAAAAAGAGCTGTAACAAATGAGAAACAACTTTTAAAAATGTTAGCTTTAAAAAGAATAAAAGTTATAATTGGGACAGATTGTCAAGCAGATTATGAAATAAAAAAATCAGGATTTCAAAACATGGTAGAAAAAACTGATTATAGACCCGCTAAAAAGCTAGACTTATACATAGCAATATCAAAGAAGTCTGCATTTATAAATAGGATGGATGAAATCAACCAAGCTTTAAAAGATATAATTCATGAAGGAAAAATAAAAGAGTTTGCAAGTAAGTATTATAAATAG
- a CDS encoding DNA polymerase Y family protein codes for MFLHLDLDCFFVSAHRTIDNSLEHIPVAVGGRSNLNIFSSKKEVRKISSNSGAFVSTILTNEGEKSFQDYFVDENGKIRGIITTSSYEARAFGVKTAMSVNEALKLCPNLKMLSPNYPLYHELSQKLKELLIKEIPLVEQFSIDEFFGDVSGYIDEDEIVEFAYNLKKKIYKELKLPISIGIANTKFLSKLITEYAKPDGVKYVGLDHIANFTRNIPIEEFPGIGKGFQKRLKGYGIKTLGDIRKKRELFYSWKKPGIDLYNRICGIRDTKLTLEREKKSIGIGRSFDPIFDRDELKRRVMILSRYLCFLVKKANVNPLTYAIKIKYEYKIKSKNYINVNRIFNETDFKEAMTNLFLENDIHPTHGVVQLNITVSNFAKVNEYTYNLFEYEGDLKKRALTNQVQKLRTKFGVDIIKSASEIKK; via the coding sequence ATGTTTTTACATTTAGATTTAGATTGTTTTTTCGTATCAGCTCATAGAACTATTGATAATAGTTTAGAACATATTCCAGTTGCGGTTGGAGGACGGAGTAATCTTAATATTTTCTCATCAAAAAAAGAAGTAAGAAAAATCTCTTCAAATTCAGGAGCTTTTGTAAGTACTATTCTTACAAATGAGGGAGAAAAAAGTTTTCAAGATTACTTTGTAGATGAAAATGGCAAAATAAGAGGAATTATAACTACTTCGTCATATGAAGCTAGAGCTTTTGGAGTAAAGACTGCAATGAGCGTAAATGAAGCTTTAAAACTATGCCCAAACTTGAAAATGCTTTCTCCAAACTATCCTTTATACCATGAATTATCTCAGAAGTTAAAAGAGCTACTTATAAAAGAAATACCTTTAGTTGAACAGTTCTCAATAGATGAGTTTTTTGGTGATGTGTCAGGGTATATAGATGAAGATGAGATTGTTGAATTTGCTTATAATCTAAAAAAGAAAATCTATAAAGAACTGAAACTTCCTATTTCAATAGGTATTGCAAATACTAAGTTTTTATCAAAACTTATAACAGAGTATGCAAAACCTGATGGAGTTAAATATGTAGGTCTTGATCATATTGCAAATTTTACTAGAAATATTCCCATTGAAGAGTTTCCTGGAATTGGAAAAGGCTTTCAAAAAAGACTTAAAGGTTATGGAATAAAAACCTTAGGGGATATAAGAAAAAAAAGAGAGCTGTTTTATTCTTGGAAAAAACCAGGAATTGATTTATATAATCGTATATGTGGAATAAGAGATACAAAACTAACTTTAGAGAGAGAAAAAAAGTCAATAGGAATAGGACGAAGTTTTGATCCTATATTTGATAGGGATGAACTTAAAAGAAGAGTTATGATTCTTAGTAGATATTTATGTTTTTTAGTAAAAAAAGCAAATGTAAATCCTTTGACATATGCAATAAAAATAAAATACGAATATAAAATCAAATCAAAAAACTATATAAATGTAAATAGAATATTTAATGAAACAGATTTTAAAGAAGCAATGACAAATCTTTTTTTAGAAAATGACATTCATCCGACACATGGTGTAGTACAACTTAATATAACAGTATCAAACTTTGCAAAAGTAAATGAGTATACATACAATCTTTTTGAGTATGAAGGGGATCTGAAAAAAAGAGCACTTACAAATCAAGTACAAAAACTAAGAACAAAGTTTGGGGTTGATATAATCAAAAGTGCTAGTGAAATAAAAAAGTAG
- a CDS encoding EAL domain-containing protein yields the protein MKSIFEITLLYVEDDQDIREELSYFLKNRVRTLHVAKNGEEGLELYKENMPDLVISDISMPKMDGIQMSEKIKEFDENSRIVILTAFNDSDYLTNAINLSIDRYLIKPINLKSLHDAINKIYKIILLERENKEVVNLLEQYKKVVDLSAIVSKTDTNGVITYTNKRFEEISGYSKDELIGIQHNIVRHEDVSSKLYEDLWHTIKDEKKPWFGTIKNKNKKGQAYYVDAVIEPIVDSNGKIIEYIGIRHDITDIMNPKRQLLDDIKNMSTPVLILANINNYKILKEFYTESQRDKFEEVFSKVLAQCFPKALSVDRVYILGGGLFGFLKNEELNAGHINIYLHKLLINLKRNDVLFEGNKYDMDILLSFSYDKNNLFDDAITGIRQLKNDKKENILFSNGFYEEKQKEAKEKLKTLTLIKNALNSERKVLSFYQPIVCNQTQTIEKYESLLRIINSKEEIISPFFFLDVAKKSGYYHDLTKKVIENASKILHRNKTIKISINLSSSDIEDLEIRDLLFELVTMKENKGRVTFELLEDEEVQDLEAIKIFIELVKIAGDVKISIDDFGSGYSNYERLNVFQPDYIKIDGSLIKDILTSKYNQSIVKSIIIFAKENGIKTIAEFVSDEKIHQKVKELGVDFSQGFYFGKPEPIIS from the coding sequence TTGAAATCGATATTTGAGATCACTCTTTTATATGTTGAAGATGATCAGGACATCCGAGAGGAACTATCATATTTTTTAAAAAATAGAGTAAGAACTCTTCATGTAGCAAAAAATGGTGAAGAAGGTCTAGAATTATATAAAGAAAATATGCCAGATTTAGTGATTTCTGATATAAGTATGCCCAAAATGGATGGCATACAAATGAGTGAAAAAATAAAAGAATTTGATGAAAATTCTAGAATAGTAATATTAACTGCATTTAATGATAGTGATTATTTAACAAATGCTATAAATTTAAGTATAGATAGATACCTTATTAAACCAATAAATCTTAAAAGCTTACATGACGCAATAAATAAAATATATAAAATTATTCTTTTAGAAAGAGAAAATAAAGAAGTAGTTAATCTTTTAGAACAATACAAAAAGGTAGTGGATTTAAGTGCTATCGTATCAAAGACAGATACAAATGGTGTTATTACTTATACGAATAAGAGGTTTGAAGAAATATCAGGCTATAGTAAAGATGAATTAATAGGAATTCAACATAATATAGTAAGACATGAAGATGTTTCTTCAAAACTTTATGAAGATTTATGGCATACAATAAAAGATGAAAAAAAACCTTGGTTTGGTACTATAAAAAATAAAAATAAAAAGGGTCAAGCTTATTATGTAGATGCTGTAATTGAACCTATAGTAGACTCTAATGGTAAAATCATAGAGTATATAGGAATAAGACATGATATTACAGATATTATGAATCCTAAAAGACAACTTCTTGATGATATAAAAAACATGTCAACACCAGTGTTAATTTTAGCAAATATAAATAACTACAAGATATTAAAAGAATTTTATACAGAATCTCAAAGAGATAAATTTGAAGAGGTCTTCTCTAAAGTCCTTGCTCAATGTTTTCCTAAAGCTTTAAGTGTGGATAGAGTATATATTTTAGGTGGAGGATTATTTGGTTTTCTAAAGAATGAAGAACTAAATGCGGGACATATAAATATATATTTGCATAAATTACTTATAAATTTAAAAAGAAATGATGTTTTATTTGAAGGTAATAAATACGATATGGATATTCTTTTAAGTTTCTCATATGATAAGAATAATCTTTTTGATGATGCTATTACTGGAATAAGACAACTTAAAAATGATAAAAAAGAGAATATTCTATTTTCAAATGGTTTTTATGAAGAAAAACAAAAAGAAGCAAAAGAAAAACTAAAAACTCTTACTTTAATAAAAAATGCTTTGAACTCTGAAAGAAAAGTATTATCTTTCTATCAGCCAATAGTATGTAACCAAACACAAACTATAGAAAAGTATGAGTCTTTGCTTAGAATTATAAATTCAAAAGAAGAGATAATATCTCCTTTTTTCTTTTTAGATGTAGCTAAAAAATCTGGTTATTATCATGACTTAACAAAAAAAGTAATAGAAAATGCTAGTAAGATTCTTCATAGGAACAAAACTATAAAAATATCTATTAACTTATCTTCATCAGATATAGAAGATTTAGAGATTCGTGATTTACTTTTTGAACTAGTTACTATGAAAGAGAATAAAGGAAGAGTAACTTTTGAGCTTCTAGAAGATGAGGAAGTACAAGATTTAGAAGCTATAAAAATTTTTATTGAACTTGTAAAAATAGCGGGTGATGTAAAAATATCAATAGATGACTTTGGAAGTGGTTACTCTAATTATGAAAGGTTAAATGTGTTTCAACCTGATTATATAAAGATAGATGGAAGTTTAATTAAGGATATTTTAACTAGTAAATATAATCAAAGTATTGTAAAGTCTATTATTATTTTTGCAAAAGAAAATGGTATAAAAACTATTGCAGAGTTTGTATCAGATGAAAAAATTCATCAAAAGGTTAAAGAGCTAGGTGTTGACTTTTCACAAGGTTTTTACTTTGGAAAGCCAGAACCTATAATCTCATAA
- a CDS encoding PAS domain-containing protein: protein MSRETVLKDDAFLVSETDAKGIITFANEQFCDIAEYNLDELIGQPHNMVRHSDMPKAAFEDLWKTVKSGKVWQGYVKNKTKSGGYYWVFATVYPYKNEAGEQCYMSCRRKPERKKIDEAIQLYKTLR from the coding sequence ATGTCAAGAGAAACAGTACTTAAAGATGATGCTTTTTTAGTAAGCGAAACAGATGCAAAAGGAATAATAACTTTTGCAAATGAACAATTTTGTGATATAGCAGAATATAATCTTGATGAGCTTATAGGACAACCTCACAATATGGTAAGACATTCAGATATGCCTAAAGCTGCCTTTGAAGATTTATGGAAAACTGTAAAAAGTGGAAAAGTATGGCAAGGTTATGTAAAAAACAAAACAAAATCAGGTGGATATTATTGGGTATTTGCAACTGTATATCCATATAAAAATGAAGCAGGTGAGCAATGCTATATGTCTTGTAGAAGAAAACCTGAAAGAAAAAAAATAGATGAAGCTATACAGCTTTATAAAACACTAAGATAG